A single window of Verrucomicrobiia bacterium DNA harbors:
- a CDS encoding RNA-directed DNA polymerase has protein sequence MLKELLMKGYLPKELPSVFSSAGLRAFVNQASDLPAPLTDKSALWTQPIAHNIARVGGLRRRLTTPNPLSFFRLARAFQANDDSLKAAWNKSAFSHTKPTLAPNQERAFSGKPGMRSVPKAISRVGARYLVAADISQFYPSVYTHTIPWAMHTKKLAKENKHDQSLGGNVIDAELRACQNGQTKGIAIGPDTSLGIAELILGVVDEAMAVECNILGGVRFIDDIEYAHSTLADAEHTLVCLEGFLHEYELQLNGNKTELIELPYELDSPYISILHKYMPEAGTKSDSAWIDYIDTAFALAKQYPNDGVLRYAIAALQGTAISERVWVLAQSLLWQCLALDPGTLRFIVEVVRFNTLTQGYEVDAEMGEKAINCLIDTSATVGHGSEVAWGIWAASTLDFGLNSNSQDKIALVDDDFVAALALHNRESLFDPDYQPTLWEGWLVDDCFISDHWLFSYEAYKRGWMRKAVAASDIAKDPVAAWMKEQGISFLRDSEVYVPKKVALGSGSAGASG, from the coding sequence GTGCTAAAGGAACTGCTGATGAAGGGTTACTTGCCCAAAGAGCTTCCGTCCGTATTTTCCTCGGCCGGATTAAGAGCTTTCGTAAATCAGGCGAGTGATCTACCAGCCCCGCTCACCGATAAGTCTGCACTTTGGACACAACCAATAGCTCACAACATTGCCCGAGTTGGTGGCCTACGACGAAGACTTACAACACCAAACCCCTTGAGCTTTTTCAGGTTAGCAAGAGCATTTCAAGCAAATGATGACAGCTTGAAAGCGGCTTGGAATAAGTCTGCCTTTTCTCATACTAAACCTACCCTAGCACCAAATCAGGAAAGAGCCTTTTCCGGTAAGCCTGGTATGCGATCCGTGCCAAAGGCCATTAGCCGTGTGGGAGCACGCTATCTAGTTGCTGCCGATATATCGCAGTTCTACCCGTCTGTGTATACCCACACCATTCCATGGGCCATGCATACTAAAAAGCTAGCTAAGGAAAACAAGCACGATCAAAGTTTGGGTGGGAACGTGATCGACGCAGAGCTTAGGGCTTGCCAGAACGGCCAAACCAAAGGCATAGCTATTGGCCCTGATACCTCCTTAGGTATTGCAGAGTTAATTCTGGGGGTTGTGGACGAGGCGATGGCCGTTGAATGCAATATCCTGGGGGGTGTGCGGTTCATCGATGACATTGAGTATGCACATTCCACATTGGCAGATGCCGAGCATACTTTGGTGTGCCTTGAAGGATTTCTCCATGAGTACGAATTGCAACTGAATGGAAATAAAACCGAACTCATTGAACTGCCCTACGAGTTAGATTCCCCTTACATCTCAATACTTCATAAGTACATGCCCGAGGCGGGTACCAAATCAGACTCTGCTTGGATAGATTACATCGATACAGCATTCGCTCTAGCCAAGCAATATCCCAACGACGGAGTTCTGCGCTATGCAATTGCTGCGCTGCAAGGAACAGCTATATCTGAGAGGGTCTGGGTACTAGCGCAAAGCCTTCTCTGGCAATGTCTAGCGCTTGATCCAGGTACGCTTAGATTTATCGTTGAAGTAGTGCGTTTCAATACACTTACGCAGGGCTATGAAGTCGATGCAGAGATGGGTGAAAAAGCTATCAATTGTTTGATAGATACGAGTGCTACTGTAGGTCATGGAAGTGAAGTCGCTTGGGGAATATGGGCCGCATCCACGTTGGATTTTGGCCTAAATAGTAACTCGCAAGACAAGATTGCCTTGGTGGATGACGACTTTGTAGCGGCTCTCGCGTTGCATAACCGAGAGTCTTTATTCGATCCGGACTATCAACCTACTCTTTGGGAGGGGTGGCTTGTTGACGACTGTTTCATTTCAGACCATTGGCTTTTCAGCTATGAGGCATACAAACGGGGATGGATGCGAAAGGCAGTAGCTGCCAGCGATATAGCAAAAGACCCGGTTGCCGCTTGGATGAAAGAGCAGGGCATTTCATTCCTCAGAGACTCTGAAGTTTATGTACCAAAGAAAGTAGCGCTTGGTAGTGGCAGTGCAGGTGCTAGCGGTTAA